In the genome of Pseudomonas fluorescens, the window TTCGGTGAAGATCGCGATGTCGGTGGTGCCGCCGCCGATGTCCACCAGGCACACGCCCAGTTCTTTCTCGTCATCGGTCAGTACCGAGTACGCGGAAGCCAGTTGCTCGAGAATGATGTCGTCGATTTCCAGACCGCAGCGGCGCACGCATTTTTCAATGTTCTGTGCAGCGTTGACGGCGCAGGTGACCACGTGGACCTTGGCTTCCAGACGCACGCCGGACATGCCCAGCGGCTCGCGGACGCCTTCCTGGTTATCGATCACGTAATCCTGCGGCAGGGTGTGCAGCACACGCTGGTCAGCCGGGATCGCCACGGCCTGGGCAGCGTCGAGCACACGCTCAAGGTCCGCCGAGCTGACTTCGCGATCACGAATCGCCACGATGCCGTGGGAGTTCAGGCTGCGGATGTGATTGCCGGCCACGCCGACGAACGCCGAGTGAATGCGGCAACCAGCCATCAGCTGCGCTTCTTCGATGGCGCGCTGGATCGATTGCACGGTGGATTCAATGTTCACCACCACGCCTTTTTTCAGGCCACGGGACGGATGGGTACCGATCCCGACGATTTCCAGCGTGCCGTCGTCCGCGACCTCGCCCACCAGCGCCACCACCTTGGAGGTGCCGATATCGAGACCGACGATCATTTTGCCGCTTTGCACGTTTGCCATGGGTCCTGCCTCTTCTTAATTCTTCGCGACAGCGGGTTGGGCTGCCGTGGGCGCTACAGGTTCCCGCCAGCCAACAGCGAGGCCGTTGGCGTAGCGCAGATCGATGCGCGCAATGTTCGTAATCTGTTCTTTGAGCGTCTTGTCATAGATGGCGATGAAACGGCGCATCTTTTCCACCTGGTTGCCGCGTCCCAGCAGCAGTTCGATCCCGGGACCCGCGCTGCCGGGGCCGGTGGTCAGGAACCAGCTGCCGCGATCACGCAGTTCCAGGCGAGCTATCGAGAAGCCCAGCGGCCTGAGCATCTGACTCAGCACCTGGTATTGCTGCATCACTTGCTGTTGAGCTCGCTGCGGGCCGAACAGCTGAGGCAAGTGTTCGTAGTTCGCCAGCTCGCGCGGGGTGAAGGCCTGACCCTGATTGTTCAACAGCGACTCGTCGCCCCAACGGGCCACCGGCAGTTGTTCTTCCAGGCGGATCACCACTTGATCCGGCCACACCCGGCGCACTTCGGCGTGGGCAATCCATGGCATCGTTTCCAGCTCGGTGCGCATGCTCGCCAGGTCGATGGTGAAGAAGCTCGACGCCACGTAAGGGGCGATCCGCTGCTGCACTGCTTGCTGGCTGATGTAACTCAAGTCGCCCTGCACGTTGATTTTGGTGATCGGCCGGTCGGCATACGGCAACAGCCGTGTCGCGCCTTCGTAAGTACCGAACCCCAAAGCCACCAGCACTACCGGCCAGAACAGGCTTTTCAGAAAGCCGAAATTGGCTTTCGGCAGGCGCGCGGACATCGGCTCTTTGGCCACCATTCGGCTGGCACCCCGCGGTACCGGCTTGCGGCCGGTC includes:
- a CDS encoding cell division protein FtsQ/DivIB, with the protein product MQGAQLRHQPTAPTGRKPVPRGASRMVAKEPMSARLPKANFGFLKSLFWPVVLVALGFGTYEGATRLLPYADRPITKINVQGDLSYISQQAVQQRIAPYVASSFFTIDLASMRTELETMPWIAHAEVRRVWPDQVVIRLEEQLPVARWGDESLLNNQGQAFTPRELANYEHLPQLFGPQRAQQQVMQQYQVLSQMLRPLGFSIARLELRDRGSWFLTTGPGSAGPGIELLLGRGNQVEKMRRFIAIYDKTLKEQITNIARIDLRYANGLAVGWREPVAPTAAQPAVAKN
- the ftsA gene encoding cell division protein FtsA, which gives rise to MANVQSGKMIVGLDIGTSKVVALVGEVADDGTLEIVGIGTHPSRGLKKGVVVNIESTVQSIQRAIEEAQLMAGCRIHSAFVGVAGNHIRSLNSHGIVAIRDREVSSADLERVLDAAQAVAIPADQRVLHTLPQDYVIDNQEGVREPLGMSGVRLEAKVHVVTCAVNAAQNIEKCVRRCGLEIDDIILEQLASAYSVLTDDEKELGVCLVDIGGGTTDIAIFTEGAIRHTAVIPIAGDQVTNDIAMALRTPTQYAEEIKIRYACALAKLAGAGETIKVPSVGDRPPRELSRQALAEVVEPRYDELFTLIQAELRRSGYEDLIPAGIVLTGGTAKMEGATELAEEIFHMPVRLGVPHGVKGLDDVVRNPIYSTGVGLLMYGLQKQSDGISFSGIGSRDSYSNEEPQAPLLDRLKKWVQGNF